AAGAGAAATTGGAAAATCGAAGCATACTTTTGCTGGCAAGTTTGATTCTCTTATGCAAGCTCTTTCCTATAATGAGACTAATGGTATTGTAATTGGTCCTGAGTTTTCGAGAGTTTTTGCTGAAATGATTCTACAAAGGATTGATAGAGACGTCCATGAAGGATTGCCTCAAGAGATCAAACATAAACAAGACTATGAGTTGTTCCGCTATGTAGATGATTACTTTCTATTCTACAACGATCCATCCACGAGAGATTGTGTAGTTGATCACTATGAGCTACGACTAAGAGAATATAAGCTCTCTATCAATCACTCAAAATCAGAACTCATAGAAAGACCGATTATTACAAAAATGACGATCTTCAAATCAAAGATTAAAAACCTGCTTAATAACATAAATCTACCTATCTATGAGTTAGGGTCTTTCCTTAATAGTTCAACCGAGTTCAATGAAGATGAAGTCCAGAGATTCATAAATAAGATCAAGAAAGCTGTTCATACTTCCAATGCAAAAGTGGATTTCAAGCTGATTGTCAAAGAATCGGGAACGGAGTTGAAAGAAGTTCTACCCTACACAATCGGACTCCTAGCAAATAGAGTTTCTGATTATTTGAGAATCATATCACTGTTTAACAACAAGAATGTGGTCATTAGTGAGGGTATCTTACAGGATAGTTTGTTTATACTCAACGAATTGCTCGATACTGTTTTTTATATCTACTCAATGGCTCCTCGAGTAAATTCAACTATAAAACTATGTAGAATTATTAACTCGGTAACTATAGCTTTGAACGATAGACAGAGTTTGTTTTGTGGGGGCAAACATCGGGTATATAAGTTTATATTTGATCGAACAGCTGATATACTTAAACGAAACACTAAGAAAAAGTATGCAAGACTTGAATCGTTGTACTTGTTAGTAGTGTTGAAGGAGTTAGGGAAGCAATACTGGTTTGAAGAGGATACCCTGGAAAAGTATCTGGGTCTTAGAAATAGCAAAGGTTTAATAGATCCTGAGATTGACCTGGATTATTTTCAGA
This genomic window from Candidatus Cloacimonadota bacterium contains:
- a CDS encoding RNA-directed DNA polymerase, translated to MNKTEQTVSAILSILLNGEQNDKGDITIPYLYRIIHKDIDYRELAIVHPRNQLRVMEYIDKYKHLITYFCSLSPFSIRHPSKVSMNAESFHATDIPSDDESYFYLDNFFLYSRYRNLHEFYESQEYHRCETRFDNLFKFDIAKCFDSIYTHSISWAIYNKEAVKREIGKSKHTFAGKFDSLMQALSYNETNGIVIGPEFSRVFAEMILQRIDRDVHEGLPQEIKHKQDYELFRYVDDYFLFYNDPSTRDCVVDHYELRLREYKLSINHSKSELIERPIITKMTIFKSKIKNLLNNINLPIYELGSFLNSSTEFNEDEVQRFINKIKKAVHTSNAKVDFKLIVKESGTELKEVLPYTIGLLANRVSDYLRIISLFNNKNVVISEGILQDSLFILNELLDTVFYIYSMAPRVNSTIKLCRIINSVTIALNDRQSLFCGGKHRVYKFIFDRTADILKRNTKKKYARLESLYLLVVLKELGKQYWFEEDTLEKYLGLRNSKGLIDPEIDLDYFQITVILFYVRDKKRYSNIRCKVTEIASKRLAANDLETNKKKTESVLLLLDLVCCPYIENTEKVNLLKSFGLDSNFQEIIDAVIYRRHWFTKWSHFNIRAELEAKKSKQVY